cttgcataattaagtgctgcgagatgattggtcgagtaagtacaatcagggctacctatgcagggttacaatgaaaacctgcaggataggggttccttgaggactgggttgagaaacactgatctaacatttcctgattttaaattgtctgatagtAACCTTGTGGTGTGTAATAAGGTGGAATATCTTGGGCaccatattactgaacaaatgacagacgatgatgatatttataggcaatgccgcatgatgtatgcacaagcaaacaccctCACGCAAGTTTggcatgtgttcagttagtgtgaagacgtctctgttcagagcatattgtacgtcactttatactgcccccctgtggtcaaactacatattgtacaccactttatactgcccccctgtggtcaaactacatatcgtacaccactttatactgccccctgtggtcaaactacatatcgtacaccactttatactgcacacctgtggtcacactacatatcgtacgccactttatactgcccccctgtggtcacactataaAAAGCAAGCTTACCGAGGCTTCGAGTGGCTTATAGTGATGCCATGAGGATACTGCTAAAAAGAcccagatggtgtagtgcaagtgaaatgtttgtggctgcaggagtcagtacctttcaggctcttctaagaaatcttatgtataaatgtatttgccggcCCAATGACTCTGATATGTGAACATCAAGAGTttgactaatataagattcagggccacacgctaccaagcccggctgtgggaccactggtatagctgcctccttataacacactgacttgttccatttatgttattttattgtgtttactctgtattgtctggggtttgtcttttacctatttgtctttgtctgctgtggaccccgagtctgcaataaagtttgcattgaattgaattgaatagtgatttttagcccattgttctgattctggttctggtggtgggaggaaacaggagcacccggaggagacccacgcagacacggggagaacatgcagactccacgcagaaaggacctgggatggcccggggtttgaacccaggaccttctcgctgtgaggcaacagcgctaaccactgcgccaccgtgcggccCTGCAGGGTATTGGCCCATGCGTCAGAGAGGCATGACACGCGGATGTGCAGTTGGTGGAGGCCTGGGCGCTCAGATCTCCGAGCGAGCCAGGATGCTGCTGCCTGTCTAATGCTGGACCCATATGAAGTCCGGGTCTACTGTTTGGTCCAGCAGATGTTAACTGTTACACCATGTGGGACCTGTGAGAAGCCTCCTTTGTTTCATTTGCACACGTGTGTGCCTGACTAAAAAACCCACACTTGATTTGATCCGAACACACTTGGCCTGACTTGGTGAGTAGGCTACTGTTGCTCACACATTTACTCTGTAAAGTCTGCAGcttttattttccctttttcttgtggatttttctccccagttgtacttggccaattaccccactctcccgagccgtcccggtcgctgctccaccccctcttccgatccgggaagggctgcagactaccacatgcttcctgcaggggcgcagcggggggggggtgcagagggtgtaaTGCACACATGCGCCGcatatagttacatgttatatttttaGTTATGATCTTTTTTTTGCATACGgccttttggcgcccccgctgatgcagcgcctgtgtgcattgcaccctctgcacccaccCCCCTCGTTATGCCCCTGgcttcctgcgatacatgtggagtcgccagccgcctcttttcacctgacagtgaggcgtttcaccagggggacgcagcacgtgggattccccccagttccccctcccccgctaaacaggcgccccaaccgaccagaggaggcgctagtgcagtgaccaggacacatctggcttcccacccacagacacggccagttgtgtctgtaggggcgcccgagcaagccggagggaacatagagactcgaactggcgatctccgtgttggtaggcaacggaatagaccgccacgccacccggacgcccgtgtgCACCTTTCTGAAGTTTAATCACTCTGTGTTTTTATTCACAGGCCATTTCTCACTTGTCTCCTGTCCTTTCATTGGTTCTGTGAAGCATTGTGAAACAGGACACAGGTGAGAAAACCTCACTAGTGTTCACTGCAAACTGCATTGTTCCATTAGCAAAGCAGTATCTACATTACAGCGAAACTAATAATGAGACACTTAAATAAAGAGAAGAAAGCAATGACAACATGTTCTTGTAGGGAGATGAGAGATCTCAACATTTATTCTTTATTATTATGAGTCATTAACCCTGGATAGTTGTCTTGATCCAATCCAAGTACCTGCAGACATCCATGAAGTCGGCTGGTGAACTACAGATCGCCGTCCCACTCCCGCTGTGGACACCATAAATCTTCTTGTCGTACACCACCCCTCCACCAGAATCCCCCTAAAGCACCGAGAGAAGATGGAGTCAGAGAGCAACACGTCTTGGAAAGCGGCATCAAAGTTGCTTTTAAGAAAAGTGAAATACTCACTCCTGGTAAAAGCCACCTTTAGTTTTTGAGCACATTGAAAGTCAAAggaatttgaaaaaaataaaataaaactttcCACACGGCAttgtttattttctctctctccattcatttGACATATTCAAAAGGTGCAACCAAATATTCCTTATCTTCCTCCGGGCAATTTTTTCAGCAAGCAGCCGTGAGATTATAGTTCTTGGAAAAGAAAAACTTTACTCACCGGACAGGTATCAACTCCACCTGATGTTTTGCCGCACAAAAGGCGCCGCACGAAACCCTGAACAGTATCGTCGTCACACGCAACCGTTTCCATGTCGACACACTGCAGGGTGGCAGGGAGGTGTTGTGGGATGTCTAGAAAAATACACGGTGATGAGAGGATGCTGGAGTTCTGTATCTGCAGAAACCGACCGGTGCAAATGGTTTTGCAATGAAATAACTTCCACTGTGCTCACTAACAAAATAAAACGTTATATGCAGTCAGTCCTGGTTATGAAGACCAAATATCAACTACAGACAGTAAAGACTTCATGTCAGCCAAAATCCCGTCACTGATCAGGACTAAAAATGAATTGTAAAGATGACAACTTAAAATTGAAAGTAGAAATGAAAACGTGTAGAGTCCCTGATAATGACCAGGCCTGATCTGTGCTTGTCAAGTTGTTGTAACGTCATCTTCTTAACACTGTCTACATGGTGTATCTGCAGTAGCAGCCATAGCTTGTATGTGTTAAagatgagagagaggaagggTGCATAATCTGATAAAGCTAATGAGACAGATTTAGGACTCACAGCGTATTTGAAACATATATACTGTGTTCTTTAGATTGCAGTGCCACCATAACCTTACCTGCTTTTACCTCTCCAGGTTTTCCAACATAGTTAGCGTAGCCAGCGACCTGAACTTTGACCCCACCGCTGGTTTGAGGACTGTGGAACAATgtgtgccaaaaaaaaagaaagaagtgaatTTGGGCACATTTACAATCAGGCAAAAGACATGACAGAAATTCATTCCcatgaaaagcagccccaaagatAATCCAGACTGCTTGTAAATGATGGCATCATGAttgtggatggaatggaggctaAGAGCTATTTAAACATCTCGTAGTTGGAAGGTTAGAAACCACAATCTTTTAATATCGCCATCGCCAACTGTGGGAGACTGTAATTTTATTTGGTTAATCCACGTCTTCGTGTGGAATTGTGTTTGTAGCAGCCAATCACAGGAAAGAGCATGGTATGTTTTCAGCAGACTTAgtcaagtaaaataaataaatgaataaataactcACTTCTTTGGGTCAGGTACAACACTCTTCGTACAGTCGGGTAGATCCACTGGTGCAATCCCTGTCACAGCTGTCGACAGCTTCAGCAGCATGATGTCATGTTTATTTGTACCTTCCATATATATCTTGTGTTCTGCTATCGTTTGTCTTGTGCCACCAGATGGATGTACTCCTGGTTCTGCTTCAAGACTCCTGACATTTTGGAGGTTAAAAACCCAGTTCAGCAAACTCTGTCCCTTTCTTCATCATGGATAACACATCTAAACTTGTTTTCTCCTGCCCATTAACATCCTTTAAGATACAGATCAGTTCTCTTAACATCATCGTAGAGAAagtcacacactatcacacagttTTAAGTTAGTTATTCATTTCTCACCTCTGATCATTCACTTTAAGCCAGCAGTGAGCTGCAGTTAGAACCCACTTATCACTGATCAGAGATCCACCACATTCAAGTTGGCCACCTATGCTCAGACGGACATGAAACTTCCGTTCATCTTTTCCACAGTCATGACCTCCAATGATCCTTTTCTCCACACCTCCCAAAGTGACATCTGAAGGAGAAGGAGCGTTGTCCACCAATTACTCGCAACACAAACGGGAGAGGAGATCAGCCACGGGGGGGAGAAAAGCACCGAGTGAGCTGAAGGGTTGCTAACGTGGAGGATACAAACACAGCTGATAGCTGTCATGACTCACCAGAGTTTGCTCTAATCCAAAATAAAACTGACAAAAATATTATCAATGAACAAATCAAACGATAGATAGATTGATCGATAGAAAGATCAGTAAAAAAGGAGTACAGATGCTCTTCAAAACAAGATGCAACATGCCAGTTTGCAAGTATCTTGAAACTGAAAGAAGATATGAAGCAGTTCTTGGAGGTAACTCTTGATAAATTAAGAGGAAAAAATGCTGCTTCTGTCCTTTACACAGAGGTTCCCATCTTTCTCATGCCGTCACCCACCTGTGGAGACACTTTTAGGCCCAGGACCCACCAAATATTTTGTGCAATAGAATAAACAGTAAGTTCTCATTATATGTTGAAAAGcaaggtaactaacaaggaaacaaggtaactaacaaggaaacaaggtaacaaggtaactaacaaggaaacaaggtaactaacaaggaaacaaggtaacaaggtaactgacaaggaaacaaggtaactaacaaggaaacaaggtaacaaggtaactaacaaggaaacaaggtaactaacaaggaaacaaggtaactaacaaggtaactaacaaggaaacaatgtaactaacaaggaaacaaggtaactaacaaggtaactaacaaggaaacaaggtaacTAACAATCCTCTTGATTGTTCATCGATGCAGTATTTCCCTTTTCAGTCTTCAGTCGTGACCTACTAACGAGCACATGAAACAAGTCTCAAGATTGAATGTTATTTTGGTGATAttttggaaagaaagaaaaaagaaaatcctgTCTCTGagcatcttttttttggggggggtcccccattttttcccccaactgtatcaagccaatcaccccactcttcccagccctaccggtcgctgctccacccccctgctgatgctcggagggctgcagactaccacatgtggagtcgccagccgcttcttttcacctgacagtgaggagtttcaccaggggggggggcgtagtgcgtgggaggatcacgctatttcccccagttaccctcccccccgaacaggcgctacgactgaccagaggaggtgctagtgcagcgaccagaacacatacccacatccggcttcccacccgcagacacggccaattgtgtctgtatggacgcccgaccaagccggaggtaacacggggattcgaaccggcgatggccgtgttcaacggaatagaccgccacgtttcCCGGACGCCCCGAGCATCTTTTAAAGATGACAAAGGGGCAGCGCACCGCTGGTAATTGGGGTGATAGTACTCTTTAAAGCAGTAATCTGATGTAATGTGAATAATGGGAATGCTGTGCTGGCAAAACCCTCCGCTGAAACACATGAAATTAACTCAACAAACATTCCTCAGTTCCAACAATACAAACACGACAAGGTAAACGCAAAAAAAAGTAACATGAATCATCAGAAGTGTGACACACAAGGCAGACATTACTGAATACTCACCAGCCCATAGCGACAGGAGAAGAAGTATCAGCCAAGCCATTGCTGTCGATGATGACCCTCACAAGTCTGAGATCCAGCTGGGACAGAGGTCCCTTTTAAATGAATCCAACCTCCATGTGGAAGTTTATCAGCACATTTTCCTGGGCTATAAAATTCTGTACAGTTATGCAAATAGGTTAAACCCATCTAATCTGTTCCCTTATCCTCGAGTGTCTTCACATTGAGAAGACAATAAAACACAACTGAGAGCTAGGTTTGGTCGCTAACTGTTAAAGTTGTTTCTTTGGCTTCACTAAATACCCTTAAAAATGAATAACATTAGGCAAATAATATTTTGCCTTGAAAACGTTGAATTgggatgtgcccccccccccaactgacgTGTGTCCAGTGCAGGGGTCATCACCGGGTCGGCTTGTGACGGCCTTTTTGGTCAAAATGCGATTTTTACCACGGACATAGAAAATGTGAAGTGGTCAAATATTACCAAAACAAATAATTGCATGCTAGACCTCACAATGTGCCATACTACATGTTTTAATATACTACATGATTTTAAAATGATAGTATTTCTGACATGAAGAAGCAGTGCCCTACCTTGTTATGATGAAAACTTGCAGACTGGAAAGTCAGCCGTTGTATATGGGCAGGTGACAATCCTGACAGGCATCAATGCGGCATGCTCCAAGTTTATTTCGTATTTAAAATCTAACAGCGTTCATATGACCGAAACCTCGCTCACAGCTGCAGGTGTCTGGGCTTAATGTGAGCAGGAGTGCTGCAAGTTTGCTCGGTCCATTGTACTCCTCGCTGTTCTCAAACAGATGGCACAAGAATTTGACCAGGTCACTGCTGCATCggtcagacatgaataatgtcttTATGCCATCATCTTCGCAAAAGACGAGGTACTGTGACTGCAGTTCGGGACCAGACACGTTTTTTATAAACCTCTGCGTGATGTTGGGTTTGGGGTTCAGGGGATCAAGAAAGAGCATTTGTTTTCTGGGAATCTCGTCCCAGAGGCACTTTGTAGCTTCTTTGCATCGTTGACTAACGTGATGTTGAAGTTCAGTATCTCTGAATCTGAGAGATGGTGTTCACATTTGAATTCGTCAATGAATCCGTTCAAACTCACGTTTGGAATTGTCAAGTGTCTCGGATCAGTAAACCAGGTGTGGTCGTTTCTGTTCAACAGGAATGGATTCAGAATTACACGCATGTATTTCCGGATGTTATtgtatcctttagtcgagcggttagtgatgtcgccttgtggtgcagtacaccccatgtcgaatcccgcaccgggcgagaaaacagctcggttacattggtggcagcggtgggatccagaagtgtgcagatcctcagaagtctctttggagcgcgggaataacaaagtgcgagggcgcgcttccgggagagggtgacgactgcaaactactaataagacccactggccgatcaactggagcaggggtgtcaaactccaggcctcgagggccgcagtgtctgcaggtatttgttgcaaccgtgcactacaccacctgatttgggaaaggaactagtttaatcaggtggtgtagtgcatggttgcaacaaatacctgcatacataacggccctcgaggcctggagtttgacacccctgaactagagggtctgaccctttagtcgagcggttagtgatgtcgccttgtggtgcagtacaccccgtgtcgaatcccgcaccgggcgagaaaatagctcggttacattaTTCTAGGCAGAGTACAAACTCACGTTCTCCTTCTGTAGTTTCTCGTTCTTTCTAGCCAGCAGTGGAAAAATCCAGTTGAGAAACAGTAAGTACAGAATGAATTTGGGATTGTGCAGCATGTCACCAAATGTACCGCAACTTCGTCGATAGCGAACAGAACCCTCGCTTCCATTTGCAATGCTCTCAAACTGTAGGACGAGGCTGGCTCGAAGTTCCACGAAGTGCTCTACACAGGCTGCAAGGATCAGCCACCGAATTTTTTGTGTGAGTGACCAGGGGGTTGTATTCTTCATCAtttcccgggtagatgaagctcatcagccttgtcaggcagttcatctaggagaaggaaaactctgatttaaaaccttcACTGCTTTGCGGGTGTACTCGTCTACGGGGAAAGGCTTCAgggagaaaccctgaggaaaaatctgcatccgtctccattgccagtcgtctcgcttagtcttgccacaGGTAGTacgtggtctcggacgagagagcggggttgatgatgcgcaactcttcatCACTTaaatcatcgcgcaagtcatcagtcatccatcacaggatgactagatggtcctcgtcgctgcgaagGACGAATAACAATTCATCATTTAAAGCACAGATGTGGGAGAACTCCTTCTTTCTCGCTGGGCCACTGAACTGTGACAACGTAGCGTTTATAGTGTCCTCTACAAAGACTGGTATTTCTTTTTCTGCACCTCCAGACATTAGTACCCGTCCTTGTGTCACGCAATGCTGCACAAACAACTCTCCAAATTGCTGCTTTAGCTTAGCTGCGACGTTGCCCTCCCCCTGCTGGTTGTGTCCGAGCATCACAGCGGCACCATCCGATGTAAAACTGACTAGCTTTTTGGTTGGATAGTTCTCACGATCAACATGGTCAACGATGGCCTTAGAAATGTTGTCAGCACTACATTTCTCTGTGAGTTCGAGTAGGCTCAACAACTCAGTCTTAAGTTCTTTGCCCTTGATATCCACAAAACTTTGGAAAATCAATAACTGGGTCTTATCAGTTATCAGTGCTTTCatcgcactactactactactttcggctgctcccgttagggggcgccacagcggatcatccgtttccatttcttcctgtcctctgcatcttcttctgtcacaccagtcacctgcgtgtcctctctcaccacatccataaacctcctctttggtcttcctcgtttcctcttccctggcagctccatattcagcaaggTGCTTTCATCACACAtcacactggggaaaaaaaggtcgCTTggatttatattaaaaaaaagttatgtaCATCGGTTGCACGTATTAAAGTTATGTTTTTAAGAATAATTTATGTGCAATATACAAAATTCTTATTTGTTTAACAAACATGACTTTTTATGTTAATTGAAAGCACTTCTTTCATGTTCAGTATAATTACCCCATGTTGAACCACCATGacttttttatgttaatttaaaaactttttttaaatatTCGGTAAATGTTTGGTAAATGTAATTATGAACTGTTAAAAACAACGCAAGTTTGACCATGTAAATGTCAGACCATGTACACAATTGCGatggaggctttatttagcttttgcCGGTTTTAATGAATCACCGTCAGGCAACACACCAACACTCATGTACACTCTTCCGGCTTGACCTTTGAAGGGAGGTCAGTTCTGTATAAAGGCTAATTATAGGTGGCTTACCTTTGCCTGCATAACAGTCTCTCAAAATCTTTAGCGCTTTCCGTCCATTGTCCACTACTTTTCGCATGACCAGTGACAAGCTTTTAGCATCCAGAAACTGAATAGGCTCGGTGAattaatgtcgcgctgcggaacttccgggtgtatctctttgcataagaacttccggtacaaccggatgcttacgtcctactgaatcattaggTAGCCGCTAACTTACCCGTCCAAAATCTCAATTTCGCCCGAAAAATCAATGAATTAAACAGGGCAAAAATGGGTGTTCAAGTATCAgcgccgtgaatcaggctccgCTGAGCACTGTCGTGTGCCACAGAGTGTGAATTTGGCTCGCTgtaattctctctctttctttttttttatagatttatttctgatttttccttttctcccaatttagtggccaatcgctccctattctaattcaaacacccaccctcatacttcatacgttcgccaactgcatttctccggccagcagtctcgaaggagacacctcgcccctttcgtgacaaggcgactccaggccgaagcactgcttTTTACGACGCACacagacgcagtcatgtgacgaacacacgccgactccgcccccttccGAAGggagcgttgccaattattgctgcttcaccgagtccggccttagtcggatctgacgagaccggggcgcgaaccccggaccCCAGTgcgcaactgcatcgacacaaagccgttgcttagaccgctacaccaccgcggacccgccgTAATTCTCTTTacgtttccattcattccctagtaactgcgaggaaagagctaagtggctagcgaagattcggagggatgcatttaccgtcaccaagagtaaaaaagtgtagtcggcattttgagctgggtgatttcgctgtgccagctacaggtgtgaaGGGGGCTCAATAAGGACACCGTCCCCACACTCAGCGTGGAATaagtactccaaacccgcacccaggctacGTGTGTGGGTGCACCAGAGCGTCCTGCTGtagcccctctgccagctctggtcTCCTCTGGCAATGAGATGGATCATGGTTgacagcagctgcctgcaagagcatgactattgcgtggctcctcatcctgccgctttggatgatgccctggcccaaaacgagtcaatgaCGAACTAAATGGTAGTGAATTTATATAtaaagtgcatccggaaagtattcacaccccttcactttcccatcattttgttatgttacagtcttattccaaaatggattaaattccttttttttctcagcaatctacacacaataccccataatgacaaagtcaaaaaggttttgtagaaatttttacaaatttatcaaaaataaaaaactgaaatgttgcatgtacataagtattcacaccctttgctataacactcaaaattgagctcaggttcatcctgtttccactgatcatccttgagatgtttctacatcttgattggagtccacctgtagtaaattcaattgattggacatgacttggaaaggcacacacctgtctatataaggtcccactgttgacagtgcatgtcagagtagaaaccaagccatgaagtcaaaggaattgtctgtggacctccgagacaggattgtatcgagacacagatctggggaagggtacaaaaaatctctacagctttgaaggtcccgaagagcacagtggtctccatcattcgtaaatggaagaagtttggatccaccaggactcttcctagagctggccaaaggagttgaatcaagtgcaactggacttggtatatatccgtgaagacgtttcacctctcaaccaagaggcttcctcagttcgtgcattTCTGACTAGAtagttggataaccatgacctggatgaatgagaacattcacagacgacaTAATATACAGTTTCTCATCACAACAGTTGTGTTAGCACTGAAAAAGAAACGTAGAGAGTCCATGAAATGTAAGCTAGTCCGGTGGCGAAATTTGTCTTTCTTAAATAGTCCTGGACAGTTTATATGCAGACCATAAAG
This genomic stretch from Lampris incognitus isolate fLamInc1 chromosome 5, fLamInc1.hap2, whole genome shotgun sequence harbors:
- the LOC130112371 gene encoding trypsin I-P1-like — translated: MAWLILLLLSLWADVTLGGVEKRIIGGHDCGKDERKFHVRLSIGGQLECGGSLISDKWVLTAAHCWLKVNDQRSLEAEPGVHPSGGTRQTIAEHKIYMEGTNKHDIMLLKLSTAVTGIAPVDLPDCTKSVVPDPKNPQTSGGVKVQVAGYANYVGKPGEVKADIPQHLPATLQCVDMETVACDDDTVQGFVRRLLCGKTSGGVDTCPGDSGGGVVYDKKIYGVHSGSGTAICSSPADFMDVCRYLDWIKTTIQG